One stretch of Chitinophaga pendula DNA includes these proteins:
- a CDS encoding eCIS core domain-containing protein produces MSVEKNITPTPVSRPSQAVADHIAPQGISRDAVPLQRQAVTPAATSTSVSPPVSSVPGSNDTGMPDQLKSGVEYLSGMDLSGVKVHYNSDKPAQLEALAYAQGNDIHLGPGEERHLPHEAWHVVQQRQGRVAATRQLQAGVPVNDDQGLEREAEVMGGKALSVSAPVSFMPSPAGGVSMGPVVQRVDAYVKGNRKKRMRFRALSDGTYKHSATGAIYVYSSGRANDGTLTLKPQRRVRPTPPKKKVTKPTTVRDNKKALRLQKKPVKLRGVSPVRQQQPQRQRQSQPVPLFPVAITFNTLNRVQQEQVLALARDILANQRPGVETHLAKLIVSEEGALYMQASQLYHMLNVPRTPLTSIRDQSKHFDQQVVNINAMIGGSIDKHPGTNIDSKQETEPTFDNGGGLLIDSHYVEANRTADNHVSKGTDNRLVAILETMNNADKVKCRWVLFAYMHLEHGMTLYEVLRSVSSLMPFDQEGIAIYDLIPGNVMEKMGWAIKLSDLLNSEHLTILARALHGNIDELRALVGKVPDFVINAIARGINSLKEGTRRVKEKDTWFASEPDVLVAETSDEDLAAIKQLEQENEDQRSDYYQQLQARFEGNPPAYLLLKMVWGGLYDTGGSGWAAGINTALTAPEDREDGSTLAGPYVSGVSGETLKESIAKISEGLGEYDFGSSVEDKKDEVDALVATDISGAYGINKYISGSYTKISNTLDAPWEVGDQEVFKTVQGAIRGLEALPVYEGWVYRQEKDVQNFVPGEVISPGTLWSAARAPRFGAQFDRQGSGTLYIINSMYTGKDVQLLAGKLKWYQREVLFPPYVRFVVEHRQQHGNNGIAYILKELPPSGPPLTEETLQQAIGTTQLEVQEVKTFIDKSHYDTGIDKYNTSSQWTSQEAFGQGIETLRSGIHHPKELYGLHKFRQWQSVLRQQENVQALGELWTIQGFMSLAKKLLGKNALRDDYSGWGDPNGYELTDPEVLALQQKGLNVNPRFPKSALVDDWEDKLDANWVSEIEDEILNKRYFSCALGDLQALLPALKPGQQIRYDVFYPHSNSGEVSQALTTTLQQYRAGFTNGHQQFMLLLGTGQVNVRSYNRQVAGLAANLQQDLVAIHPFEDGNGRISRMYMYKALQHYSFHTQGLNKLPVIDNTGGDLTSSKDAWAQMLADKVQA; encoded by the coding sequence ATGTCTGTTGAGAAAAATATTACCCCGACGCCTGTCAGCCGGCCATCCCAAGCCGTGGCAGATCATATAGCTCCGCAGGGAATATCCCGCGATGCGGTTCCTTTACAGCGGCAGGCTGTTACGCCAGCTGCTACTTCCACTTCTGTTTCTCCACCTGTTTCTTCAGTGCCTGGTAGCAATGATACTGGTATGCCGGATCAGCTGAAGAGTGGTGTAGAATATTTATCCGGGATGGATCTTTCCGGAGTGAAGGTGCATTACAATTCTGATAAGCCAGCTCAGCTGGAGGCATTGGCCTATGCGCAAGGTAACGATATACACCTTGGACCTGGGGAGGAGCGTCATTTGCCACATGAGGCGTGGCATGTGGTGCAGCAGCGGCAGGGGCGGGTAGCGGCGACGCGGCAGCTACAGGCCGGCGTACCGGTGAATGATGATCAGGGATTGGAGCGGGAAGCGGAAGTGATGGGAGGTAAGGCGCTGTCGGTATCGGCGCCGGTATCGTTTATGCCATCGCCGGCGGGTGGGGTATCTATGGGGCCGGTGGTGCAGCGGGTGGATGCGTATGTGAAAGGTAACCGTAAGAAAAGGATGCGGTTCCGGGCGTTGTCGGACGGTACGTACAAGCATAGTGCGACCGGGGCGATATATGTGTATTCGTCCGGTCGTGCGAACGATGGCACGCTGACATTAAAACCGCAGCGGCGGGTAAGACCTACGCCGCCAAAGAAAAAGGTGACGAAGCCGACTACGGTACGGGATAATAAGAAAGCCCTTCGCCTGCAGAAGAAACCGGTGAAACTGAGAGGGGTATCGCCTGTGAGGCAGCAACAGCCGCAACGGCAACGGCAATCGCAACCGGTGCCCTTGTTTCCTGTAGCGATCACTTTTAATACGTTGAACCGGGTGCAGCAGGAGCAAGTGTTAGCATTGGCCAGGGATATCCTGGCTAATCAGCGCCCCGGGGTGGAGACCCATCTAGCCAAGTTAATTGTCAGTGAGGAGGGAGCGCTATATATGCAAGCCAGTCAACTGTATCATATGTTGAATGTTCCACGTACGCCACTAACTTCTATACGGGATCAGAGTAAACATTTCGATCAGCAGGTGGTCAACATCAATGCGATGATAGGAGGGTCTATTGACAAGCATCCCGGTACGAATATAGATTCGAAACAAGAGACAGAACCTACTTTTGATAATGGAGGAGGATTACTGATTGATTCGCATTATGTGGAAGCCAACCGTACAGCGGACAATCATGTGAGCAAAGGAACGGACAACCGGCTGGTGGCTATATTGGAAACGATGAATAATGCGGATAAAGTGAAATGCCGGTGGGTGCTATTTGCCTATATGCACCTGGAGCATGGGATGACCCTTTACGAGGTGTTGCGATCGGTAAGTTCGTTGATGCCATTCGATCAGGAAGGGATTGCCATTTATGATCTGATACCTGGCAATGTGATGGAGAAGATGGGTTGGGCTATTAAGTTATCTGATTTGCTGAACAGCGAACACCTTACCATACTGGCCAGGGCGTTGCACGGGAATATAGATGAGTTGCGGGCATTAGTAGGCAAAGTGCCGGATTTCGTTATTAATGCTATCGCGAGGGGTATTAATTCGCTGAAGGAAGGTACGCGACGTGTAAAAGAGAAAGATACCTGGTTTGCTTCGGAACCGGATGTATTGGTAGCGGAGACGAGTGACGAAGATCTGGCGGCTATTAAGCAACTGGAGCAGGAAAATGAAGATCAGCGAAGCGATTACTATCAGCAACTGCAGGCCAGATTTGAAGGGAATCCACCTGCATATTTATTACTTAAAATGGTATGGGGAGGTCTTTATGATACAGGTGGTTCGGGATGGGCGGCAGGCATCAATACGGCGCTGACGGCACCGGAAGACAGGGAGGACGGCAGTACGCTGGCGGGACCTTATGTAAGTGGGGTGAGTGGCGAGACTTTAAAAGAAAGTATCGCTAAGATATCGGAAGGTTTAGGTGAATATGATTTTGGTTCTTCTGTAGAGGATAAGAAAGATGAGGTGGATGCGCTGGTAGCAACTGATATTTCCGGTGCATACGGTATCAACAAATATATTAGCGGTAGTTATACAAAGATCAGCAATACGTTGGATGCACCCTGGGAGGTAGGGGATCAGGAAGTATTTAAGACTGTCCAGGGGGCTATCCGGGGATTGGAGGCGTTGCCGGTATATGAGGGATGGGTATATAGGCAGGAGAAAGATGTGCAGAATTTTGTGCCTGGGGAGGTGATTTCGCCAGGTACTTTATGGAGTGCGGCGAGGGCGCCGCGATTCGGCGCACAGTTTGACCGGCAGGGAAGCGGTACCCTGTATATTATCAATAGTATGTATACCGGTAAGGATGTGCAATTGCTGGCCGGCAAGTTGAAATGGTATCAGCGGGAGGTATTGTTCCCTCCTTATGTAAGATTTGTGGTCGAGCATAGACAGCAACATGGGAATAACGGTATTGCCTATATATTAAAAGAGTTGCCGCCATCAGGCCCGCCGTTGACGGAGGAGACTTTGCAGCAGGCGATCGGCACTACTCAACTGGAGGTACAGGAGGTAAAGACCTTTATTGACAAATCGCATTATGATACCGGTATTGATAAATACAATACTTCCAGTCAATGGACTTCTCAGGAAGCTTTTGGGCAGGGAATAGAAACGTTACGCAGTGGTATTCACCATCCGAAGGAGTTGTACGGTTTGCATAAGTTCCGGCAGTGGCAGTCGGTATTGCGGCAACAGGAGAATGTGCAGGCCCTGGGTGAGTTATGGACGATACAGGGATTTATGTCGCTGGCGAAAAAACTGCTCGGTAAGAATGCGCTCCGCGACGACTATAGTGGTTGGGGGGATCCCAACGGGTATGAGCTGACTGATCCGGAGGTACTAGCTTTGCAGCAGAAAGGATTAAATGTGAATCCGCGTTTTCCGAAATCGGCGCTGGTAGATGACTGGGAGGATAAGTTAGATGCGAACTGGGTATCGGAAATAGAAGATGAGATTCTCAATAAGAGGTATTTTAGCTGTGCTTTAGGCGATCTGCAAGCATTACTGCCGGCGTTGAAGCCGGGACAACAGATCCGGTATGATGTCTTTTATCCGCATAGCAACAGCGGAGAGGTGTCTCAGGCGCTTACGACAACACTACAGCAATATAGAGCAGGGTTTACAAACGGCCATCAACAGTTTATGCTACTTCTTGGTACGGGGCAGGTGAATGTGAGGAGTTATAACCGGCAGGTTGCCGGGCTGGCGGCTAACCTGCAGCAGGACCTGGTTGCTATCCATCCATTTGAAGACGGTAACGGTCGTATCAGTCGTATGTATATGTACAAGGCGCTGCAACATTATTCCTTCCATACGCAGGGGCTTAACAAGCTGCCGGTGATCGATAACACCGGTGGCGACCTTACTAGCAGTAAGGATGCCTGGGCGCAGATGTTGGCGGATAAGGTTCAAGCGTAG
- a CDS encoding MBL fold metallo-hydrolase: MNYIQNSELQTIKPGWPGTPLTADGRFVNHEFPFIPRLWDVLKWKWGPQPQKLEKQQDTFRLQTYTDTRFLQQEEDCIVWLGHASFYIRIAGIRMLIDPIFFKVPFVKRYTPPPFPAEVFKDLDYLLISHDHQDHCQKKSVRAVISGNPAITVLTGLRMETLLRQWIGNTKLQTAGWYQQYHTPAPLQIYFLPSRHWSRRGLNDTNKRLWGAFVLKSENKTIYFSGDTGYGDHFKTAHILFPHIDVAIIGAGAYKPEWFMSPAHISPANAVIAANELMAKVLIPMHYGTLDLSDEPVGEPLRELQRMQQEGLLHGSLHALQSGEVYTGW, translated from the coding sequence GTGAACTACATACAGAATAGTGAATTACAGACCATCAAACCAGGCTGGCCAGGCACACCCTTAACTGCCGATGGACGATTTGTCAATCACGAATTCCCCTTCATCCCCCGCCTCTGGGACGTATTAAAATGGAAATGGGGCCCGCAGCCACAAAAACTGGAAAAACAACAGGATACCTTCCGCCTCCAGACCTATACCGATACCCGCTTTCTGCAGCAGGAAGAAGACTGTATAGTATGGCTGGGACATGCCTCTTTCTACATCCGGATAGCAGGCATACGTATGCTGATAGATCCCATCTTCTTTAAAGTACCTTTCGTTAAACGGTATACGCCACCGCCCTTCCCTGCCGAAGTATTCAAAGACCTCGACTACCTGCTGATTTCTCACGATCACCAGGATCATTGCCAGAAAAAATCTGTCCGGGCCGTCATCTCCGGTAATCCCGCCATCACAGTACTCACCGGCCTCCGCATGGAGACCCTCCTACGCCAGTGGATAGGCAATACCAAATTACAGACCGCCGGCTGGTACCAGCAATACCACACACCTGCACCACTGCAGATTTACTTCCTGCCATCCCGACACTGGAGCAGACGCGGACTAAATGATACGAATAAACGACTATGGGGAGCTTTTGTATTAAAGAGTGAAAACAAAACAATTTATTTCAGCGGAGATACCGGTTATGGCGATCACTTTAAAACCGCACACATCTTATTCCCACACATCGATGTAGCTATCATCGGCGCCGGTGCATATAAACCCGAATGGTTCATGTCCCCCGCCCACATCTCCCCGGCCAATGCAGTAATCGCTGCCAACGAGCTAATGGCGAAAGTACTCATTCCTATGCACTATGGCACCCTGGACCTCAGCGACGAACCTGTAGGCGAACCGCTGCGGGAACTCCAACGTATGCAGCAGGAAGGATTACTACATGGTAGCTTGCACGCCTTGCAATCCGGTGAAGTATATACCGGCTGGTAA